The stretch of DNA TTTCATCAAACACTAACATATTCTTTTCCCTTAAGTTTATGCTTTTAATATATACACAAATAATCCAAATGTTCCACCAACACCAGAAAAGGTGGTATTATGGATCGTTTCCGCATAAAGGCGGAGCGGTCCTTTTTTTATGTAAAAGGAGCCCAAAATGCCGAAATAAGCCAGAATTTATAAACACATCCATTGATAAATAAACAAATATGTTGTATTTTAATCTATGAAGTTTAAAGAAATCTGCGACTACGCAAAGAAAAGAGGTTGGGCTCCAAACCTATGAATTACGCAGCGAAAATTGAGAAAGACAAGGACATGGGTTTCGTGGTTTCGTTCCCCGACCTGCCCAACGTGAACGCGTTCGGCGACACGCAGGAGGAGGCCCTCAGGCAGGCGAAGGATGCCCTCGACGGCGCGATGGAATGCGACCTGGATTTCGGCAACACGATGATTCTCCCCAAGACAATGCCCGATTCCGACAAGGGGCTCTACCCGGTCGAACTTTCCCCGCGAATCGAGATTGCATATAAACTATTTGAAGCGCGCAGGGGACAAAAGAAGAGCGAGGTGGCGCGTCGCGCAAACATCACCCCGCAGGCTTACCAGCGT from uncultured Fibrobacter sp. encodes:
- a CDS encoding type II toxin-antitoxin system HicB family antitoxin — its product is MNYAAKIEKDKDMGFVVSFPDLPNVNAFGDTQEEALRQAKDALDGAMECDLDFGNTMILPKTMPDSDKGLYPVELSPRIEIAYKLFEARRGQKKSEVARRANITPQAYQRFETPKGSPSVETLYKLAHALGKQLVVEFV